Part of the Actinomyces howellii genome, GGCGGAGTGGGAGACCCACCCCACCATGATCATGAACAGGCCGAAGGCGAGGAACTTGCCGGTGACGGCGTCGGTCCACAGGTAGGTGGCGAGGTCCGCCCCCAGATCGGAGTGGATGGTCAGGCGCTCGAGCGTCGGGGTGAGCGTGCTGGAGAGCACGCTGGGCAGGGCGACGGCGACGAGTCCGATGAGGGTGGACAGCACCCCGACGACCGTGACGCCCAGGCTGGAGCGGCGAGCCGTCCACAGAGCCAGGGCCAGGGCGACCGCGCCGACAGTCAGGGCGAGGAGGGCGCTTGCGTTGAGGGCGAAGCGCAGGGGGTCGGCGGCCTCGACCGCCCGGGCGGCTCCCAGGTGGAGGAAGTACCAGGACACGGGAAGTGCCACGACGGACACGAGGACACCCGCCCAGTGGGAGCCTGCGCGTGAGGGCGGGCGCCCCAGCGTGACCGAGCCGTCGAGCAGGACCTCGTCCTCGCTGCGCTCGGTGCTCACGTGCCTGCCGTGCCCGCTGCGGGACGCTCCCGTCCCCGCGGCCTGGAGCTCCTCGGGCCGCCCGGGCCCGGCGGTCGGGGGCTGCCGCTCGGCGTCCTGCCTCGAGGGGACCGCGGGAGCGGCCGGGGAGGGGCTCATCGAGGCGGCGCGGGCCTCGCCGCGCGAGACGGGCTGCGTGACCGCCTCGGCCGGCTCCTCCTCGGTCTGGTCAGAGGGGATGAGGGAGCGACGGCGCACGGCGGTGTCCCCGGGCTCGCGGTGCGGGGCTCGGTGCTGGGCGCGTGCGGCCTGGCCTCCGGCGGCAGGCGTGGCCGGCGGGGCCTGGCTCTCAGCGGCAGGCGTGGCCGGCGGGGTGGGTACGGCCGGCGGGGTCGTGGCGTCCGTGGTCTCCGTCGCGGGCTCCCCGGAGGGTGACACGGGCGCGCCTGAGGGTGGCACGGGGACGGCGGTGGAGACGGTCACCGGTGCGGCCGGTGCGGCCGGTGCGGCAGGCGGGGCCGGGCTGTCAGCGGCAGGCGTGGCCGGCGGGGTGGGTACGGCCGGCGGGGTCGTGGCGTCCGTGGTCTCCGTGGCGGGCTCCCCGGAGGGTGGCATGGGCTCGCCGGAGGGTGACACGGGGATGGCGGTGGAGACGGTCACCGGACGCACCGGAGCCCCGGGGGACTCGATGGGCCCCTCGGCAGGTTCGGCGGTCGGCTCCGCAACCGGGTCGGCTGGGGTCTCCGCCTCGGCAGAGCCGACCACCGAGCCGTCCAGAGGGGTCGTTGCCAGGCTGTCCCCGCCGTCCCTGCTGGTGCGGACCGGCTGCGTGGCGGCGGGGGGCACGGCCTCCGCCTGGTCGGAACCGGTCCCCGTGCCGGGCTCCTCGGCGTCCTTGGGCCCGGGCGAGCCCAGGGGGACGCCCTCAGGGGCGTCGTCGGGGGTGCTGGCGCTCTCGGTACTCACATGACCTCCTTCAGGCTGTCTCACGTTATCGGCATGCGGCACCCATGGCACGCAGGCGTGCCGGTGGGCCCGGCCGGCTCAGGCTCCCGGGCGGGTCACGCCGAGGGGCGGCGTCGCCAGGTCGGTGGACCGACGCTCGGCGAGTACCTCGAGCCGGCCCCGGCGACGAGCCAGATGGGCTCCCCAGCCGAGCGCCATGAGCACCAGGCCGGTGCTGACAAGGGTCATGGCCCGGGGGTCACCGGGCAGCCAGCGGTCGAGCACCGCGAGACCGGGCAGGCCGGGCAGCGCCACCGCGAGGAGCGCGGGCAGCCCGACGACGACGAGCAACGGGCCCGTCGCCCTGGCGCCCAGGCTCGACCTGCCGGTCAGCGCCGCCCCCGCGGCCAGCAGGCCCCAGGCACAGACCGTCCCCGCCCAGGCGCCTGCGCCCGGGGCGCCCGTGACCACCTCGGTACCGGCCCCGTGCAGCACGACCAGGGAGATGACGAGCGCCGCCAGGGTGAGGGGCAGGGAGGCGATGTGGTCGCGGCGTCGCGACGGCGGTGCCGACGGGGTCATGCCCACGGTCCGGTCCTGCTGCGCCAGGCGTGCCGCCAGACGAGCCTCTGCCCTGCCTGCGCGCCGGGCGTGACGCATCCCCCACGCGCCGCCGACCAGCAGCGCCGAGACGGCGAGCACGGCACCGGTGTGGGCGAGATCGAGCAGCCGCGCTGCCGTCGTCGAGGAGGCGGCGCTGCTCCCGGAGAGCAGCACGAGCTGGACGACGAGGGTGACGGTCCCTGCCGCGAGTCCCCCCAGGGAGGAGCGCGCCGCGAACAGGGCCTGCCCGCCGGCCGACACGACGAGCAGGACCGCGAGGAGCGCGAGGGTCAGGAGGACACGGCCCTCGTTGGCGCCCTGGAGAGCCAGGGCGATGAGTGCCAGAGTGAGCGGGGCGAGGACGAGTCCGGTGCACGCCGACACGACGTGGTCGCCCCGACGGGAGCGGGGGGCTACGGGCAGGCCGCCGGATGGGGTGGGGGCCGGGTCCGCGGCTCCGGCGGCGGAGGGCGACAGCGGGGTCTGGGGGCTCACGGCTGCGAGCCTAGATGATCGGCTCCACGGGGAGTGGGTCGGTGCGGGGGTTCGTAGGTTCCGTGCTGGTGGGGACGGGCTCCCAGGGTGGGGCCTCGTCGGTTCCGTGCTGGTAGGACGGGCTCGCAGGGTGGGGCTTGCAGGGTGGGGGCTGCGTGCCGGCCTGTCTCCTTCGGGGCGCCCGGTTCGACCTCCGAGGGCCGAGCCCCCGACCGCTCCCGCTCAGCCCACCCCTGCCCCGACTTCTCTGGCGTCCCTCGACCGGTCGAGAGTTACATGACCGGTCATGTGTGGGTCGACCGTCTATGTGACGGCGATTGCCCGGTCGAGAGTTACATGACCGGTCGACGGGGGGCGTCGGGGCGCAGCACGGTGTCCGGGCGGCCAGGGACAGGGCCCCGGCGCCCGCACGCTGTCGCCCGCTCCGGTGCAGGGCCGGGACGGGACCGGGACGCGAAGCGGTCGGCCGCTACAGTGGGCACGGTGACGAGGATGGTGGTGGGCCTGGGGCCCCGGCCCGGTGGGAGCCCCCGGCACGGTCAGTCTGATTCCGACGCGCTCCGCGGGGCGCTGCGGGCCCTGGCGGCCGACCAGCAGGTCGTGGGGGCCGAGCAGGCCCTGCGGGAGGCCTCCGCCGAGCTGCGGTGGAACGAGGCGCTGCGGCGTCGGTGGCGGGAGGCCAGGGCCGAGGCGGCGGTGCGCTGCGCAGTTGCCTCAGCCGCTGCCGAGGGGGCCGTCGTGCCGGCCGGGGCTCTGCGTGAGGCCGTGGCGGGCAGGGGACTGGGTCGTGCCGTCACCGGCGACCCCGCCCTCGACGCCGCCGCCGGACTGTGGCGAGCCGGCGTCCGCCTGACGACCTGGATGCCTGAGCTGCGCGGGACGGGCCGGCCCACCCCGCCCGGGGCGAGGGCGCTCCTGGCCTCACTCCACCGCGACGTCGTCGGGCCCCTGGCCGCAGCCGGACGGATCGGCTGGGGGGAGGTGGCCGTGCCCCGTGAGCCTGGGGCCGATCCCCGAGAGGCGGGTCCCGGTCCGGCTCCTGACGGCGCCGGGCTGCGCGCGCGCCTGACGGGGCTCCTCAGGCTTGTCGAGGTCGAGGAGGCGCCGGCCCTCGTGCGGGCGGCGGTCGTCCACGGGGAGATGATCGCCGCCCGTCCCTTCACCGCCGGCAACGCGGCGGTCGGGCGCCTGCTCCTGCGCCACCTCGTCACCCGTGACGGCCTCGAGCCCACAGGGACAGCGGTGCCCGATCTCTACGTCGCCCGCGCGCCGGGGGCCTATGCCGAGGCTGCGGCGGCCTACGCCTCGGGCGAGCCCCAGGGCGTGACCGCCTGGGTCCTGTGGCAGGCGGAGGCGCTGCTCGTGGGCATCGAGGAGGCCCACTCGGTGTGCCGAGCCGTTCAGGCAGGCACGACCGGCAACGCCTGACCCCACCGGCGGGCGCCCCCGGTCAGCGGGTCCCGGCGGGCCGGAGGGCCAGGTAGGCCGCCGTCCCGACCAGGGCGGAGACCCCGATGACGATGCCGACGCTCAGGGCCACGACCGCCCCCGAGGGGCGGGGCAGGTGACAGGCACCCGTCGTGGCCCAGGGGCGAGGCGGCTGGAAGGGGTGACGCAGATCGACCGGGCGGGTGAAGTCCCGCACGGGCCACCCCGAGTCAGCCGCCAGGCGTCGCAGCTCGCGGTCGGGGTTGACGGCCACCGGGTGCCCGACCGCCTCGAGCATGGGCTGGTCCGAGATCGAGTCCGAGTAGGCCCAGGAGCGCTCGAGGCTGATGTCGTGGGCGGCGGCGTCGGCCGTGAGGGCGTCGACCTTGGCGCCGTGGAGCAGGGAGTGGGCGATCCGCCCGGTGAAGCGGCCCTGCTCGTCGACCTCCATGCGCGTGGCCACGGCCCTGTCGGCCCCGACGAGCTCGGCGATCGGCTCGACCATCTCCGCCCCGGAGGCGGAGACGACGACGATGTCGTGACCGGCACGACGGTGCGCCTCGATGAGGTCGAGGGCCTCGGCGTAGACGGCGGGCGCGATGGCGGTCGCCAGGGCCTCGCGGACGACCTCCTGGAAGCGGTCGCGCTCGACCCCCGCCGACATGCGGGCGAGGTGGGTCATGAGGCGCGCGGTGTGGTCCTCGTCGGCGCCCACGAGCAGGTAGGGCAGCTGGGCGACGACGCCGCGGGCCAGGGACGCCGTCGAGATGATCCCGCTGCGGCGCATCGGCGTACCGAGTGCGAGGGTCGTCGAGGTGGCCAGGATGGTCTTGTCCAGGTCGAAGTAGGCCGCTGTGCGCTGCCGCGCCCGGCGGCTCGCGCGACCGCCTCCGGCGCGCGGCGCGGCGCGGCCGTCGGTGGGCTCCTTGGTGGGCTCGTCGGTGGGCTCGTTCATGAGCGCTCCTCTCGCCGGTCCGTTCCCGCCTGACCCCGCGAGCCTAGATGATCCGCCCCGACAGGTGGGGCCGAGGACGAGCACGAGTATCGCTAGAAACTCGATTGCTAGCGATGTCGGGGTGTCCACAGACCCCCCGTGCGGTGCCCTCGTCCACAGGGCTGGGCGGGCTCGGGTGCACCGTGACGCCGGGCGCCCCACGCTGGTGGGAACCGTCCCGCGCTCCGCGGGCACCCACCCCAGGAGAGCCTCATGGACGACCACCCGCCCGACTCGCCACTGGCCCTTGCGCCCGGGGTGCGCGTGCTCGTCCCCTCAGCACGTCCCGGCACGGAGGGGACCTCTCTGGCGCCCGGTGCCGGTTCGGGCCTCGATCCGAATACCGACCGGCTCGTGCGGGCCTGCACCTCCCACGCGCCCCTGTCCTGCCCGCTCGACGCCGATCCGCTCCTCGAGGCACGACGTGTCCTCAAGGAGGGCAGGGCCGAGGCGGTCGTCGTCCTCCTGCCGGGGGAGGCGGTCGACGCGGCGCCCACTGGCGAGCGCGTCGTGGTCGGCAGCCTCGAGGAGTGCGCGGGGGCGGATGGCTCCGACGCGCTCGTCGCCCTGCTGCTGGCCGCCCAGGACCCTCCTCGCGCCCGTGTCCTCGCCCTGACCGGAGCTCGCGGGGGACTGGGGACGAGCACCTTCCTTCTCCACGTGGCTCGCTCCTGCTCCGCGCGCGGGCAGCGGGTCGCGCTCCTGGACGCCGACCCGGCAGGCGGGCTCGGCCTGCTCATCGGCGCCGACCTCCTCCCCGGTCTGTACTGGGCGGACCTGCCCGACGGGGAGGCCGCGTTCCGGCCCGAGCGGCTGGTCAGCGCCCTGCCGACGTGGCTGGGCATGCCCGTGCTCACCGGGGACGGGCGCGGGGGCCCGGCCTCGCCCGAGGCTCTGGTGCCCGCCCTCGAGGCCCTCCGCGCCCGGCACGACCTCGTCGTGGTCGACCTGCCCCGCGGTGCTCCCGCGCCCCCGGGCTCGACCGTCCTGCTCGTGTCGGCCCTCGACCTGCGCTCTGCCGTCGCCGCCGAGGCCCTGTCCCGGCGTCTGAGGCAGGCGGGAGGCCACGACGACCTCCACCTCCTCGTGCGCCTCGACGGCGAGGACGTCTCCGCCGAGGAGCTGAGCGTCATGGTCGGCGCCCCGGTGCTGGCCACCATCGTGCGCGAGCGCGCGGTCGCCCAGCGCATCGCCCACGGGGACGACCCCACCAGGGGCCGGGGCCGCCTGCGCACCCAGTCCAGGCGGGTGGCGGCCCGGCTCCTGGGAGCCGGGCAGGCAGGCCCGGGTCGGGACGAGGGTGCGTCCTGCCGGAGCGTGTCGTGACCGGCCCGGTCAGGGTGGTCCGACCCCAGGATCCCCAGTCGGTGCCCGAGGACGAGAGGCGGGGCCTCGAGGTGGCGCGGGTGCGTCGCGCGCTGGCTCGCGGTGTCTCCCTGGACGCCGCCCTGGGCGCAGGGGCCGAGCCGACGACCGGAGCGGGCGGGCTGGCCCGCCTGAGCAGGACGGTGCGGGCCGAGGTCGAGGGCGCGGGGCCGGTCCTCCAGCCGCTGCTCGACACCGAGGGCGTCACGGACGTGCTCGTCGGGGCGGGACGCACCTGGATCGACCGCGGTCAGGGCCTCGAGGAGGTCGAGGGGGCTGTCCTGGAGGAGGCGGAGGCCCGTGCCCTGGCGGTGCGGATGGCTGCGGCCTGCGGGCGCCGGCTCGACGACGCCTGCGCGGTCGTCGACGCCACCCTGCCCGACGGGACCCGGCTCAACGCCGTCCTGCCGCCGCTGAGCGCCGACGGCACGCTCATCTGCCTGCGCACCTCGCGCCGCCGCGCCTTCACCCTGGCCGAGCTCGTCGACGCGGGCACCCTCGCCCCGGGCCTCGACCTCGTCCTGGCCGCCCTCGTGTCCTCGCGGGCCTCCTGCCTCGTCACGGGGGCGACGGGGACCGGCAAGACGACGCTCCTGGCGGCCCTTCTCGGACTGGTCCCGGCCACCGAGCGGATCGTGTGCATCGAGGAGGCCAGCGAGCTGCGACCCGCCCACCCCCATGTCATCCACCTCCAGGAGCGCGGGGACAACGTGCAGAACGTCGGGGCGGTCCCCATGACGGCCCTGGTGCGCACCGCCCTGCGCATGCGCCCCGACAGGATCGTGCTCGGGGAGTGCCGTGGCCCGGAGGTCCGTGACGTCCTGACCGCTCTCAACACCGGTCACGAGGGCGGGTGGGCGACCCTGCACGCCAACTCCCCCTCAGACGTCCCGGCGCGGCTGACCGCCCTGGGGGCCCTGGCGGGGCTGAGCGAGCAGGCTGTGGCCGCCCAGGCCGCCAGCGCACTGGACGCCGTCGTCCACCTCCGGCGCACCGCCGCGCCCGGCCCCGGTCCGGCCCGGGCGCGCCGTTACGTCTCGGCGGTGGGGGTGCTGCGGCGCACGAGCTCGGGCGTCCTGCTGTGCCGGGACGCGATCCTCATCGACCCTCAGGGGCGTGCGAGCGCGGGCCCGGAGGTGGGTCGGCTCGCCGCCCGCCTCGGTGCCGACACGGTCGAGGCCGCGCTGCCCGGGCTGGGCGGAGCCGACCAGGAGGCGCTCCCGGCCACCGGAGGGCAGGGGGAACCGTGAGCGCCGACACCCTCCTGCCCGGCCTTCTCCTCGCTCTGGCGGTGGCCGTCCTGCTCATGCCCGCCCGCCGTGGCCTCCCGAGGCGAGTCCCGCCTCCAGGGCCGGCGCACGAGCCCGGACCGAGGGAGCCGATCGACGTCGGGCTCCTGCTCATCGAGGTCGCGACCCTGCTGCGTGCCGGCGCCACCCCGCAGCGGGCCTGGTCGCGGGCCCTGGGGCGCGCGGGGGTCCACGAGGGCGGGGAACCGGCTCAGGACGGCGTCCCGCCCGCACTCCTGGCCCTGGGGCAGGCCCCTGGTCCCTGGTGGTCGCGACGCCCTGCCGTCCGCCGGCGGTGGGCGGGTCCGGGCACGGGACGACGGCGTGCCGAGCGGCGCCGGGCCGCTCGCGCCGCCCGTGCTGCGGTGCCCGGGGCGGTGGCCGCCTGCCGCCTGACCGCGGCCCTGGGCGCCCCCCTGGCGGGGGTCCTCGAGGAGGTCGCAGCCGGCGTGGCCGAGTCGGGCAGGGCCGAGTCCTCCCGGCGCGTCGCGCTGGCAGGGCCCAGCGCCACCGCCCGACTCCTCGCCCTGCTCCCGCTGGCCGCCCTGGGTCTGGGCACCCTCGTGGGGGCGCGCCCCCACGAGGTGCTCCTCGACGGGGGCAGGGGGACCGTCCTCGGGCTGCTCGGGCTCGTGCTGGTCGTGGCCGGGCAGGTGCTCACGAGGCGTCTGGTCGCCGCGGCGGTCGCGGAGGCCGCCGCGGTGGACGAGGCGCTCGTCATCGACCTCGCCTCGGCGGCCCTCGACGCGGGGGCCTCCCTCCCCGGGACCCTCCTGGCGCTCGGCTCGGCCCTGGGGGAGGAGGAGCTGGCCGTCGTCGGGCGCGCCCTGCTGCTCGGCGCCTCCTGGGACGAGGCGTGGCGGGCCGCCGACCCCCAGGAGGCGGAGGCGGGACCCGGCTCCCGGGCCGCCTCGAGGAGCGCCGTGTCGGTCCGCTGGGGCGCAACCGCGCGGGCCGCCTCCCGGGGGCGGGGACCCACGCACCGGTCCGTCTGGCCGCTGGGCCGCACGGGGCGCCCGTCCTGCCGTGAGCGCTGGTCCCGCCTCGAGGGCTGCCTGCGGCCCGGGTGGGAGGACGGAGCCTCCCCCGGTCCGCTGCTGGCAGGCACCGCCTCGGCCCTGCGGGCGGGCCGTCGCGCCCAGGACGAGGAGGCGGCCGAGCGTCTGGCGGTGCGTCTCGTCCTGCCCCTGGGGGCCTGCTCACTGCCCGCCTTCGTCATCCTGGGCATCGTGCCGGTCGTGCTCAGCGTCGGGACCGAGGTGCTCCTCGGATGACGGCGCTGACGGCGCCGGAGGCCCCGCCGCACGCTCCGTCACGGGACCGTGGTGGGACCGGGGTGAGCCCGTGGTGGGACCGGGGCGGGGCCAGGGGCGGGAAGGCTCCCTCCGGGTCCAGGCGGAGGCAGGCGGTTCCGGGAGGCTCCAGACGACTCGGGACGGCTCCGGGCGTCTCCCGGCGACCCCGGGCATGGCACGATGGGCACATGGCTCTGTCGAACAAGCTGCTCAGCCGGGACGAGGTCGTGGTGCGGCACATGCACACCCACCCCAAGGTGCTCCTGTGGCGGATCGTGGGGTGGGTGGTCCTGCTCGCCGCGGCGGTCGCGGCATCGGTCCTCCTCCCCGACTCGTGGGCGCCGTGGGGGCTGGTCGCCCTGTGGGTCGCCGTCCTCGTCGTCTCCGTGCCCCTCATGTTCCTGCCGTGGCTGCGCTGGGTGACCACGACCTACACCGTGACCTCGAAGCGAGTGATCACCCGCGCGGGGATCCTCAACAAGTCCGGGCACGACCTGCCGCTGACCCGTATCAGTGACGTCCAGCAGGACCGGACCGTCACGGACCGGATCTTCGGCTGCGGCACCTTGAGCCTCCAGACCAGCTCGGACGACCCGCTGCTCCTCGTCGACGTCCCCAGGGTCGAGATGGTGCAGCTCGAGATCTCCAACCTCCTGTTCAACGACGTCCAGGGCGCGGTCGACGCCGATCCCGAGAGCTGAGACCCAGGTCCTCGGACCGCCTCGCACGCTCGGGGCGGGCTCGGGACATGCTCAGGGGCCCGGTGAGCGCGGGTGTCGCGCTCACCGGGCCCCGTGAGCGAGGACCTTCCGGCCGGATCAGCCGAGGGCCTCGACCGCCTCGACCGCCTGGGCGACCCCGGCCAGGGTGCCGGCGATGCGCACCGACTCCCAGACCTGCTCAGCGGACAGCCCCTCGGCGCGGACGGTGGCCTCGTGGGAGGCCACGCACTTCTCACAGCCGTTGATGGTGGACACCGCCAGGCTCCACAGCTCGAAGTCGACCTTGTCGACCCCGCCCGAGCTGCCGATGATGTTCATGCGCAGGCCCATGCGCTCGTTGTCGTAGGCGCCGCCCAGGAAGTGGCGGGCGCGGTAGACGACGTTGTTCATCGCCATGATGGACGCCGCGCCCAGGGCGGCGTCGTAGGCGGCCTCGCTCAGGTGCTCCCTGGCCTCCTCGGCCACCTGGACGAGGACCGACTCGTTGCGGGTAGCGGCCGCGGCGGCCAGGAAGGTCCCCCACTGCTGCTGCTCGGTCAGGGTCGTCGAGCGGGTGAGCGTCGACAGGTTGAGCGACAGGTCCTTGGCCCACTCGGGCAGGGCGCTGCGCAGCGTCGCGATCGTCATCGTGTCTCCTTCGTCGTCGGTGGTCGGGCCGCTCAGCGGGACATCTCGTTGAGCACGTCGATGGTGGCGGCGCCGGCCTTCCAGTTGCAGGCGCACAGCTCGTCGGACTGGAGGGCGTCGAGCTGGCGGAGGACCTCGTCGGTGTTGCGCCCCACGGACTCGGCGGTCACCGACACCGACTGGATGACGTTGTTCGGGTCGACGATGAAGGTGGCCCGGTCGGCCTCGCCCGTGGCCCGCTTGATGCCGAGGGCCTCGACGAGCTCGCGGCTGAGGTCGCTGGCCATGGGGAAGGGCAGGTCCTGAAGCTTGTCGTGGCTGCGGCGCCAGGCGTAGTGGGTGAACTCGTTGTCCACTGAGACGCCCAGGACCTCGCAGTCGCGGTCCTT contains:
- a CDS encoding Fic family protein, translated to MVVGLGPRPGGSPRHGQSDSDALRGALRALAADQQVVGAEQALREASAELRWNEALRRRWREARAEAAVRCAVASAAAEGAVVPAGALREAVAGRGLGRAVTGDPALDAAAGLWRAGVRLTTWMPELRGTGRPTPPGARALLASLHRDVVGPLAAAGRIGWGEVAVPREPGADPREAGPGPAPDGAGLRARLTGLLRLVEVEEAPALVRAAVVHGEMIAARPFTAGNAAVGRLLLRHLVTRDGLEPTGTAVPDLYVARAPGAYAEAAAAYASGEPQGVTAWVLWQAEALLVGIEEAHSVCRAVQAGTTGNA
- a CDS encoding HAD family hydrolase produces the protein MNEPTDEPTKEPTDGRAAPRAGGGRASRRARQRTAAYFDLDKTILATSTTLALGTPMRRSGIISTASLARGVVAQLPYLLVGADEDHTARLMTHLARMSAGVERDRFQEVVREALATAIAPAVYAEALDLIEAHRRAGHDIVVVSASGAEMVEPIAELVGADRAVATRMEVDEQGRFTGRIAHSLLHGAKVDALTADAAAHDISLERSWAYSDSISDQPMLEAVGHPVAVNPDRELRRLAADSGWPVRDFTRPVDLRHPFQPPRPWATTGACHLPRPSGAVVALSVGIVIGVSALVGTAAYLALRPAGTR
- a CDS encoding cellulose synthase operon protein YhjQ/BcsQ encodes the protein MDDHPPDSPLALAPGVRVLVPSARPGTEGTSLAPGAGSGLDPNTDRLVRACTSHAPLSCPLDADPLLEARRVLKEGRAEAVVVLLPGEAVDAAPTGERVVVGSLEECAGADGSDALVALLLAAQDPPRARVLALTGARGGLGTSTFLLHVARSCSARGQRVALLDADPAGGLGLLIGADLLPGLYWADLPDGEAAFRPERLVSALPTWLGMPVLTGDGRGGPASPEALVPALEALRARHDLVVVDLPRGAPAPPGSTVLLVSALDLRSAVAAEALSRRLRQAGGHDDLHLLVRLDGEDVSAEELSVMVGAPVLATIVRERAVAQRIAHGDDPTRGRGRLRTQSRRVAARLLGAGQAGPGRDEGASCRSVS
- a CDS encoding TadA family conjugal transfer-associated ATPase, with translation MPEDERRGLEVARVRRALARGVSLDAALGAGAEPTTGAGGLARLSRTVRAEVEGAGPVLQPLLDTEGVTDVLVGAGRTWIDRGQGLEEVEGAVLEEAEARALAVRMAAACGRRLDDACAVVDATLPDGTRLNAVLPPLSADGTLICLRTSRRRAFTLAELVDAGTLAPGLDLVLAALVSSRASCLVTGATGTGKTTLLAALLGLVPATERIVCIEEASELRPAHPHVIHLQERGDNVQNVGAVPMTALVRTALRMRPDRIVLGECRGPEVRDVLTALNTGHEGGWATLHANSPSDVPARLTALGALAGLSEQAVAAQAASALDAVVHLRRTAAPGPGPARARRYVSAVGVLRRTSSGVLLCRDAILIDPQGRASAGPEVGRLAARLGADTVEAALPGLGGADQEALPATGGQGEP
- a CDS encoding PH domain-containing protein, which translates into the protein MALSNKLLSRDEVVVRHMHTHPKVLLWRIVGWVVLLAAAVAASVLLPDSWAPWGLVALWVAVLVVSVPLMFLPWLRWVTTTYTVTSKRVITRAGILNKSGHDLPLTRISDVQQDRTVTDRIFGCGTLSLQTSSDDPLLLVDVPRVEMVQLEISNLLFNDVQGAVDADPES
- a CDS encoding carboxymuconolactone decarboxylase family protein, which codes for MTIATLRSALPEWAKDLSLNLSTLTRSTTLTEQQQWGTFLAAAAATRNESVLVQVAEEAREHLSEAAYDAALGAASIMAMNNVVYRARHFLGGAYDNERMGLRMNIIGSSGGVDKVDFELWSLAVSTINGCEKCVASHEATVRAEGLSAEQVWESVRIAGTLAGVAQAVEAVEALG
- a CDS encoding peroxiredoxin; translation: MPVLTIGDQFPSYNLTAVIPGNLKDVDATRPEDYFTTVSSEVPEGTWRVVFFWPKDFTFVCPTEIAAFGDLYEEFKDRDCEVLGVSVDNEFTHYAWRRSHDKLQDLPFPMASDLSRELVEALGIKRATGEADRATFIVDPNNVIQSVSVTAESVGRNTDEVLRQLDALQSDELCACNWKAGAATIDVLNEMSR